The proteins below are encoded in one region of Candidatus Thermoplasmatota archaeon:
- a CDS encoding TATA-box-binding protein — protein sequence MLLAKIKIENVVASTSLGEELDLQAIALALTGSEYEPEQFPGLIYRLKEPKTATLLFRSGKVVCTGAKSLDDVHKAIRKVAKQIEGAGIKVNTKPDVTVQNIVASSDLETEINLNAIAISLGLEKVEYEPEQFPGLVYRIDDPKVVVLLFGSGKLVCTGAKKPDDVKRAVEKITEELQAAGLLH from the coding sequence ATTCTACTGGCAAAAATAAAAATCGAGAATGTTGTTGCATCGACTTCTCTCGGAGAGGAGTTGGACCTGCAGGCGATTGCCCTGGCGCTCACCGGTTCCGAGTACGAGCCCGAGCAGTTCCCGGGTCTAATCTATAGATTGAAGGAGCCCAAGACCGCTACCCTGCTTTTCCGTAGCGGCAAGGTTGTATGCACTGGAGCGAAGAGCCTGGATGACGTTCACAAGGCCATAAGGAAAGTCGCAAAGCAGATCGAGGGCGCTGGAATCAAGGTCAATACGAAGCCAGACGTTACGGTCCAGAACATCGTGGCCTCTTCCGACCTTGAGACGGAGATCAACCTCAACGCCATCGCGATCAGCCTAGGGCTGGAGAAGGTGGAGTATGAACCCGAGCAGTTCCCAGGACTCGTGTACAGGATCGACGACCCGAAGGTCGTGGTTCTTCTTTTCGGATCTGGTAAGCTCGTCTGCACGGGGGCGAAGAAACCGGACGACGTGAAGAGAGCGGTGGAGAAGATAACCGAGGAACTCCAGGCGGCAGGCCTTCTTCACTGA
- a CDS encoding ketopantoate reductase family protein — translation MRVLIFGAGALGSLIGALLSKRNEVTLVGRKEHMSSIQAKGLGISGHTEMLARPSAVESVEDLSGYDYVILTVKSYDTRSAMKSLTELPGSSTVVTMQNGLGNLETIGEYANSVIGGTTSHGATLRGPGDVVHAGTGDTVAGIYKGVSEENLESLAGELTACGMTTNITENLSGEVWAKAIVNAGINPLTAILGARNGYLLDNAHVTRMLENACKEAIEVATTCEIPLPEEDLVERTKRVARMTAQNMSSMLQDVVSKRRTEIGSITGVFVSRGDDRGVPTPLNSALLAIVKGMENSYGV, via the coding sequence ATGAGAGTCCTCATCTTCGGGGCGGGAGCACTCGGTAGCCTGATAGGAGCACTCCTTTCAAAGCGGAATGAGGTCACCCTCGTTGGAAGGAAGGAGCACATGTCCAGCATCCAAGCGAAAGGGCTCGGGATTTCTGGTCACACTGAGATGCTGGCCAGACCGAGTGCCGTGGAGAGCGTAGAGGATCTCTCGGGCTATGACTACGTTATCCTGACAGTGAAGTCCTACGATACGAGGAGCGCGATGAAGTCGCTGACCGAGCTGCCAGGATCGAGCACGGTCGTGACGATGCAGAACGGCCTCGGCAATCTCGAGACAATCGGGGAATACGCGAACAGCGTCATCGGCGGGACGACGAGTCACGGGGCCACGCTGAGGGGGCCAGGAGACGTTGTTCACGCGGGAACGGGAGACACCGTGGCGGGAATCTACAAGGGCGTTTCAGAGGAGAACCTCGAGTCTCTTGCGGGAGAGCTGACCGCCTGCGGGATGACGACGAACATCACCGAGAACTTGAGCGGAGAGGTCTGGGCGAAGGCGATAGTGAACGCTGGCATCAATCCGCTCACCGCCATCCTCGGAGCAAGGAACGGATATCTTCTGGACAACGCACACGTCACACGGATGCTGGAGAACGCCTGCAAGGAGGCGATCGAGGTGGCGACGACGTGTGAGATCCCGCTCCCTGAGGAGGACCTGGTGGAGAGGACGAAGAGGGTCGCGAGGATGACCGCGCAGAACATGTCGAGCATGCTGCAGGACGTCGTGAGTAAGAGGAGGACGGAGATCGGTTCCATCACGGGGGTATTCGTCAGCCGGGGGGACGACAGAGGCGTTCCGACTCCCCTCAATTCCGCACTGCTGGCAATAGTCAAGGGCATGGAGAACTCGTACGGCGTCTAG
- a CDS encoding ATP-binding protein — protein MVKRGEWLTRNGLTAKEKIMLHLRETPQPRDLLDVHAGLTQEGIGSSTGIRVNHVSRAVSQLKNENLVTEAMGRVRGQLRKRKVYGYTEDGYSLAERVRDEVLKKKVKIRKGDDSITEVSLRNIGKHVGVRHTLTEVICKMDDSGIVDLKDLEMRPSERRERFLSFAEGLVLTEPFYGRKKEMEEIDGWAKASENKILAIRGAEGMGKSSLAARFYAASKNRTNLFWYSFRQWDTPETLLGALSSFLGQLGKPGLGDYLTGEAKDLRSALGALATRLKDTPAMLFFDDIAEMSPELATVFYHVLEVVERSSDARTVVVSDNGDIPKERELLARGALYEIVLDGLDKGSCRKLLTRKVEKKQFERIFRLTEGHPLSFKLISTKGLEGLEKKKDYTPEELAVIRYMKLFEEP, from the coding sequence ATGGTCAAGAGGGGAGAGTGGCTCACTCGGAATGGCCTGACCGCCAAGGAGAAGATAATGCTTCATCTGAGGGAGACCCCTCAGCCGAGAGATCTCCTGGATGTGCATGCAGGACTCACGCAGGAGGGCATCGGGAGCTCCACGGGCATCCGTGTCAATCACGTTTCGAGGGCGGTCTCCCAGCTGAAGAATGAGAACCTGGTCACCGAGGCCATGGGAAGAGTGAGAGGACAGCTGAGGAAGCGAAAGGTCTACGGCTACACGGAGGACGGATACAGTCTGGCCGAGCGAGTTAGGGATGAGGTCCTGAAGAAGAAGGTGAAGATACGGAAGGGCGATGACTCCATCACGGAAGTGTCTCTCCGCAACATCGGCAAGCACGTCGGGGTTCGTCACACGCTCACGGAAGTCATCTGCAAGATGGATGACAGCGGCATAGTGGACCTGAAGGACCTAGAGATGAGACCTTCAGAGAGGAGGGAGAGGTTCTTGTCCTTTGCGGAGGGTCTTGTTCTCACAGAACCGTTCTATGGAAGAAAGAAGGAGATGGAGGAGATTGATGGCTGGGCGAAGGCGTCCGAGAACAAGATACTAGCTATCCGCGGAGCTGAGGGGATGGGCAAGTCATCGCTTGCGGCTCGTTTCTATGCCGCGTCCAAGAACCGAACGAACCTGTTCTGGTACTCCTTCAGGCAGTGGGACACGCCCGAGACGCTTCTGGGCGCTCTCTCTTCGTTCCTCGGACAACTGGGAAAACCCGGCTTGGGCGACTATCTTACTGGCGAGGCAAAAGACTTGAGGAGTGCTTTGGGCGCACTCGCAACGAGGCTCAAGGACACACCTGCCATGCTGTTCTTCGATGATATTGCCGAGATGTCCCCTGAACTGGCAACGGTGTTCTACCATGTCCTCGAGGTTGTCGAGAGGAGCTCGGATGCAAGAACGGTAGTGGTCTCCGACAACGGGGACATACCGAAGGAAAGGGAGCTCCTTGCGAGGGGGGCGCTCTACGAGATCGTCCTTGACGGACTTGACAAGGGGAGCTGCAGGAAGCTCCTCACAAGGAAGGTCGAGAAGAAGCAGTTCGAGAGGATTTTCCGATTGACGGAGGGGCATCCGCTGTCGTTCAAACTGATTTCGACAAAGGGCCTGGAAGGGCTCGAGAAGAAGAAGGACTACACGCCTGAGGAGCTCGCCGTGATAAGGTACATGAAGCTCTTCGAGGAGCCCTAG
- a CDS encoding TatD family hydrolase — translation MQILDNHFHIRAAGRNVEAAKEFERAGGTHLIIAHLPHKEHRIEKDRDHGPAFELTLSLAEGVGRGTGLSVFVTVGPYPVELIRLVEHMPLPDAVEIMKSGMETAAHLVEERRTIAIGEIGRPHFPVDSEILEASNEILSYGMKLAAEVGCPAVLHTESATPEVFRELALMADASGLERGKVVKHFSTPFVDTDRNSGLFPSIVSSRRNIAEAISQGNRFLMETDYLDDLKRPGAVLGPATVPKRTKAFLGNGTFTEEDVLKIHKDNPELVYGERFD, via the coding sequence ATGCAGATCTTGGACAATCACTTCCACATCAGGGCAGCTGGCAGAAACGTGGAGGCGGCAAAGGAGTTCGAGCGGGCCGGTGGAACGCATCTGATCATCGCTCATCTTCCCCACAAGGAGCACAGGATTGAGAAGGACCGGGACCATGGACCCGCCTTCGAGCTAACGCTGTCCTTGGCGGAGGGAGTCGGGCGGGGAACGGGGTTGAGTGTCTTCGTCACGGTTGGACCCTACCCGGTGGAGCTGATACGTCTCGTGGAGCACATGCCCCTGCCCGATGCCGTCGAGATAATGAAGAGCGGTATGGAGACGGCCGCCCATCTGGTCGAGGAGAGGAGGACAATCGCCATAGGAGAGATCGGGAGACCGCACTTCCCGGTTGACTCGGAGATCCTGGAAGCCTCGAACGAGATTCTGAGCTATGGGATGAAGCTCGCGGCGGAAGTCGGATGTCCGGCCGTCCTGCACACCGAGAGCGCCACGCCAGAGGTGTTCAGGGAGCTCGCTCTGATGGCGGACGCGTCGGGCTTGGAAAGGGGGAAGGTTGTCAAGCACTTCTCCACCCCCTTTGTGGACACGGATAGGAACTCGGGGCTGTTCCCCTCCATAGTCTCAAGCCGCAGGAACATCGCGGAGGCGATCTCTCAGGGCAACAGGTTCCTGATGGAAACGGACTACCTGGATGACCTCAAGAGACCGGGCGCGGTGCTGGGTCCGGCGACTGTCCCGAAGAGGACCAAGGCCTTCCTCGGGAACGGCACGTTCACTGAAGAGGACGTTCTCAAGATCCACAAGGACAATCCAGAGCTCGTGTACGGTGAGAGGTTCGACTAG
- a CDS encoding AAA family ATPase, translating to MKSYRTFIKGLDEEIEGGIPQGHVILISGPPGTMKSSLAYSMLFHNAAKKKIRGMYFTLEQSRKSLEFQMSRLNMDPKTVTDTLRVQDLSRIRKGIDEVRGRPRFGRETERPWLEVLKKILEDMRETEKYELLAIDSLPILEIISKLKDRRIQLFHFFEWLRDLGLTTLVITETSPQMGEVHDEDYLADGVIHVIMEKVGDIDVYRRIRVVKLRGVNHNTGFFTLEYKQDRFQVSQVI from the coding sequence ATGAAATCCTACAGAACCTTCATCAAAGGTCTCGATGAGGAGATCGAAGGAGGCATCCCCCAAGGCCATGTGATTCTAATCTCGGGTCCTCCAGGGACCATGAAGTCGAGCTTGGCGTACAGCATGCTCTTCCACAACGCCGCCAAGAAGAAGATTCGTGGCATGTACTTCACGCTCGAACAGAGCAGGAAGAGTTTGGAGTTCCAGATGTCGCGTCTGAACATGGATCCAAAGACGGTCACGGACACTCTCAGGGTACAGGACCTGTCTAGGATAAGAAAAGGGATCGACGAGGTCAGGGGAAGGCCCAGGTTCGGCAGAGAGACCGAGCGCCCCTGGTTGGAGGTTCTGAAGAAGATCCTCGAAGACATGAGAGAGACTGAGAAGTACGAACTCCTCGCAATAGACTCTCTGCCCATCCTCGAGATCATCTCAAAGCTCAAGGACAGGAGGATTCAGCTCTTCCACTTCTTCGAGTGGCTCAGGGACCTAGGGCTGACCACGCTAGTCATCACAGAGACATCGCCTCAGATGGGCGAGGTCCACGACGAGGACTATCTCGCTGACGGGGTCATTCATGTAATCATGGAGAAAGTCGGAGATATCGACGTCTACCGGCGGATTAGGGTCGTGAAGCTCAGGGGAGTGAACCACAACACAGGGTTCTTCACGCTCGAGTACAAGCAGGACAGGTTCCAGGTCTCTCAGGTGATCTAG
- a CDS encoding CBS domain-containing protein: MKDVDINELKAKDIMSSEPVVASPEDSLSEVLGRMKKHNVHEVPVVQKKKLVGIVSYNTLTKRRSLPMSTKVERIMVAPPRIRETDSVPEVAEMMMSTGSRAIPVTSKRKLLGIISRIDLIESIRGMKMLLDVDVSGIMSHSPQCVLETHTLHDARDLMKDLDERSVPVCESSGHLVGVVGIKDLAYYFARERESETRGEVVGEKEALEIEVGSLMRTPPITVPPDARLSEAVDLMVEKDVSSILVVDNREPVGIVTQVDIIEFIASFGKAEEVFVQITGLEEEPEIYDAMYERIQKTMDKTGEILTPKILNIHVAQHHSKGDTRKYTMRARLATDRGLFYARHFDWNIHKTLDGLMDQIEDFVREDKERRLDARKHSRRL, translated from the coding sequence ATGAAGGACGTCGACATCAACGAACTCAAGGCAAAGGACATCATGTCAAGCGAGCCGGTCGTGGCCTCCCCAGAGGACAGCCTCTCCGAGGTCCTGGGTAGGATGAAGAAGCACAATGTTCACGAGGTCCCTGTCGTCCAGAAAAAGAAGCTGGTCGGGATCGTCAGCTACAACACGCTAACGAAGAGAAGGAGCCTCCCGATGAGCACGAAGGTCGAGAGGATAATGGTCGCCCCGCCCAGAATCAGGGAGACGGACTCCGTTCCAGAAGTCGCGGAGATGATGATGTCCACAGGATCGAGGGCCATTCCAGTCACGTCGAAGAGGAAGCTTCTCGGGATCATCTCGAGAATCGACCTGATAGAATCCATCCGCGGAATGAAGATGTTGTTGGATGTGGATGTGAGCGGCATCATGTCCCACTCACCGCAGTGCGTGTTGGAGACACATACGCTACACGATGCCCGTGACTTGATGAAGGACTTGGATGAGAGGTCAGTCCCCGTTTGTGAGAGCAGCGGGCATCTCGTCGGTGTTGTTGGAATCAAGGACCTCGCCTACTACTTCGCCCGAGAAAGGGAGAGCGAGACTAGAGGAGAGGTCGTTGGCGAGAAGGAGGCTCTCGAGATCGAGGTGGGCAGCCTGATGAGGACCCCTCCTATCACTGTCCCGCCAGATGCCAGGTTGTCCGAGGCTGTCGACCTGATGGTTGAGAAGGACGTATCCAGCATCCTTGTCGTGGACAATAGGGAGCCTGTGGGTATTGTCACCCAAGTGGACATCATAGAGTTCATCGCCTCATTTGGGAAGGCCGAGGAGGTCTTCGTCCAGATCACGGGGCTTGAGGAAGAACCCGAGATATACGACGCCATGTACGAGCGCATCCAGAAGACGATGGACAAGACAGGCGAGATTCTCACGCCCAAGATTCTGAACATACACGTCGCGCAACACCACTCGAAAGGGGACACGAGAAAGTACACGATGAGGGCAAGACTGGCGACCGACAGGGGGTTGTTCTACGCACGGCACTTCGACTGGAACATACACAAGACACTGGACGGTCTGATGGACCAGATCGAGGATTTCGTCAGAGAGGACAAGGAAAGACGGTTGGATGCGAGGAAGCACTCCCGCAGACTCTGA
- a CDS encoding acylphosphatase — MVDEARARVVFRGRVQGVFFRANTESRARELGLVGWVKNLPDGSVESVFEGPREAIEEAIEWCKTSQPYGKVTDADIHWEDYKGEFSSFEVRY, encoded by the coding sequence TTGGTCGATGAAGCCAGGGCTCGTGTGGTTTTTCGCGGGAGAGTCCAAGGCGTTTTCTTCCGGGCAAACACGGAGAGCAGGGCCCGAGAGCTCGGTCTCGTGGGATGGGTGAAGAATCTTCCCGACGGATCAGTCGAGTCCGTTTTCGAAGGGCCTCGGGAGGCAATCGAGGAAGCGATCGAATGGTGCAAGACCTCCCAGCCGTACGGAAAGGTGACCGATGCCGACATCCACTGGGAGGACTACAAGGGAGAGTTCTCCTCCTTCGAGGTCAGGTACTAG
- a CDS encoding PKD domain-containing protein: MKKIATMSVFAILLLSSAIAVSEPATEPSARLEDPLIPQPMPDMIKIWEAYAKGWAQITSEPDPTIFRVTNSGSFKVNINEMIMLLSPHPLESGNPQSTQDGTLTNGLVSPYSYEDYYYGLNTIPPGPNQGEKPWWCTEANQVTQSGATVVLGGEIAPYAIEDLTNNPNQQTNYDVWDYLEENPTLVVGKTPLWKSVEDATNHDIAITLAVTNLAIYDGPGATNPPHAINSVIEDTIPRYYSYVPGSIVPAPDAVLDNLDGSQTIRWKVNVPAADVSGHYNIQDPTPYNTVVLSYTLVTPKLFAGRYFLPRAYADVDHDGSDDSHSAKPLIEVYRVNKPPAATAGGPYEVDEGTDILLDASGSSDPNGDALKYRWDLNDDGAWDTSWSSSPMITMMCGDGDYETDVTVEASDGEMSDVDTTHYRCLNVAPIIDTITLQPSMVDEGQSFSVHVTFYDPGWLDTHTALIDWNDVQTSAPAVSEENQKPDATGDFVDSHVYGDDFALGIQITVVDDDGGLDIVDVPLVVRNVDPTVGNFAYSVTVLEPRTQGYWNHQCTVIDPYGDHPGITDDQILFISSNSALFAYVSTGDDVCTVLEWASEEEIYYRAQGQLMALWLNTASGKLNFTTRVKLPGQNETTLGDILAWAEDVLLSSTNESELEGVKTVADEINNGNYIAIGEILLSADVHDPGSDDIVVSVDWGDGSSYADTYFNDGLAPDPPNSPYGSYPFEVHMSARHSYWSEGSYSLIITVTDDDGGETLINVTVDVYAP, translated from the coding sequence ATGAAGAAAATCGCCACGATGTCGGTGTTCGCGATACTGCTGCTTTCGTCCGCGATTGCAGTGTCGGAACCCGCAACCGAACCGAGTGCGAGACTGGAGGATCCATTGATACCACAGCCTATGCCTGACATGATCAAGATCTGGGAAGCTTACGCCAAAGGATGGGCCCAAATCACATCGGAGCCCGATCCGACGATATTTAGGGTGACCAATTCCGGAAGCTTCAAGGTCAACATAAACGAGATGATAATGCTCTTGAGCCCTCATCCTCTGGAGTCTGGAAACCCTCAGTCGACTCAGGATGGAACTCTGACAAATGGACTTGTGAGTCCTTATTCATACGAGGACTACTACTATGGCCTGAACACCATTCCACCCGGCCCAAATCAGGGCGAGAAGCCGTGGTGGTGCACGGAGGCTAATCAAGTCACACAGTCCGGAGCTACAGTAGTCCTTGGAGGAGAGATAGCGCCTTATGCGATCGAGGACCTCACCAATAATCCAAACCAGCAAACGAATTACGACGTCTGGGACTACCTTGAGGAGAATCCCACGCTCGTTGTGGGCAAAACCCCTCTGTGGAAGAGCGTCGAGGATGCAACAAACCACGACATCGCCATCACGCTTGCCGTCACCAACTTGGCAATCTACGACGGCCCCGGCGCCACGAATCCCCCGCACGCCATAAACTCAGTGATTGAGGACACTATCCCAAGGTACTACTCCTACGTTCCGGGGTCCATCGTTCCGGCACCTGACGCAGTTCTGGACAACCTAGATGGATCGCAGACAATCAGATGGAAGGTCAACGTGCCCGCAGCAGACGTCAGCGGTCACTACAATATCCAAGATCCCACGCCATACAACACTGTCGTGCTGAGCTACACGCTTGTCACTCCCAAGCTGTTCGCTGGAAGGTACTTCCTCCCGCGAGCATATGCGGATGTGGACCACGATGGGTCGGATGACTCTCATTCGGCGAAACCGCTGATCGAGGTGTATAGAGTGAACAAGCCGCCCGCCGCCACCGCGGGAGGTCCGTATGAGGTGGATGAAGGGACGGACATACTCCTGGATGCGAGCGGCAGCTCAGACCCGAACGGCGACGCACTCAAGTACCGGTGGGATCTAAACGATGATGGTGCTTGGGACACGAGTTGGTCCTCTTCTCCCATGATTACGATGATGTGCGGGGACGGCGACTACGAGACGGATGTCACGGTGGAGGCTTCCGACGGCGAGATGAGCGATGTGGACACGACGCACTACCGGTGCCTCAATGTCGCACCGATCATAGACACAATCACTCTGCAACCGTCGATGGTCGATGAAGGGCAATCATTCTCCGTCCACGTGACCTTCTACGACCCTGGATGGCTTGACACGCATACGGCCCTTATTGACTGGAATGACGTTCAGACCAGTGCACCGGCAGTCAGTGAAGAGAACCAGAAACCTGATGCAACGGGCGACTTCGTGGATTCGCATGTCTACGGAGACGACTTCGCCCTCGGAATCCAGATCACGGTCGTGGACGATGACGGGGGCTTGGACATAGTGGATGTGCCTCTGGTGGTGCGGAACGTAGATCCGACGGTTGGTAACTTCGCCTATTCTGTCACGGTGCTCGAGCCCAGGACGCAGGGATACTGGAACCATCAGTGCACCGTGATCGATCCTTACGGCGACCACCCGGGCATTACGGACGACCAGATACTCTTCATAAGCTCGAACTCCGCCCTCTTCGCGTACGTCAGTACGGGGGACGATGTCTGCACGGTGCTCGAATGGGCGTCCGAGGAGGAGATCTACTACCGGGCCCAGGGTCAGCTGATGGCCCTGTGGTTGAACACAGCGTCCGGAAAGCTGAACTTCACGACCCGAGTGAAGCTCCCGGGTCAGAACGAGACGACCCTCGGGGACATCCTTGCGTGGGCGGAAGACGTCCTCCTGAGCTCGACGAACGAGAGCGAGTTGGAGGGTGTGAAGACGGTGGCTGACGAGATCAACAACGGGAATTACATTGCGATTGGCGAGATCCTCCTTTCAGCTGACGTTCACGATCCCGGAAGCGACGACATAGTCGTCTCTGTTGACTGGGGCGATGGATCGAGCTACGCTGACACATACTTCAATGATGGTTTGGCGCCAGACCCGCCGAACAGCCCGTACGGCAGCTACCCGTTCGAAGTTCACATGAGCGCCCGTCACTCCTACTGGTCAGAGGGATCGTACAGCTTGATCATCACGGTCACGGACGATGACGGCGGTGAGACGCTCATAAACGTCACGGTGGACGTTTACGCACCCTAG
- a CDS encoding endonuclease V: protein MRFSHELEEVLSQIPEGRVTTFGEVAKALGDVRASRAVSDFLARNRQRSHRVVNAQGKARPWQIESLKNEGIAVIDGRIRDLDHVVFRDFRAECPLKLLRKEQREVADGVVLEDGFEDVKNVCGFDLAYEDDRAVCAFAVVDVKNLDVIEKDVVVREIDFPYIPSYLTYREYPAIRAAYERVRSDVDVLLIDGHGYSHPRRAGIGCHVGVKLGKPTIGVAKSLLVGKTRTPSKVGDSERVLHNDETIGYALRSSSSKKPIYVSPGHLVSFESSVRIVKSLCKTRIPEPLRQAHLAATAGKRG from the coding sequence ATGAGGTTCAGTCACGAACTGGAGGAGGTCCTCTCCCAGATTCCTGAAGGCCGTGTGACAACGTTCGGTGAGGTGGCGAAAGCCCTTGGGGACGTGAGAGCCTCGAGGGCGGTCTCCGACTTCCTCGCGAGGAACCGCCAACGATCCCACCGCGTTGTCAACGCCCAAGGGAAGGCGAGACCGTGGCAGATCGAGTCCCTCAAGAACGAGGGTATCGCTGTCATTGATGGGAGGATCCGCGACCTGGACCACGTGGTCTTCCGCGATTTCCGGGCCGAATGCCCGCTCAAGCTCCTCCGCAAAGAGCAGAGAGAGGTTGCGGATGGCGTGGTGCTCGAAGACGGCTTCGAGGACGTCAAGAACGTCTGCGGGTTCGACCTCGCATACGAAGATGACCGTGCCGTGTGTGCATTCGCAGTGGTCGACGTCAAGAACCTGGACGTCATCGAGAAGGATGTGGTGGTCAGGGAGATCGACTTCCCCTACATCCCGAGCTATCTGACATACAGGGAGTATCCTGCGATCAGAGCCGCATACGAGAGGGTGAGGAGCGATGTGGACGTCCTTCTGATTGACGGACATGGGTACTCGCATCCGCGAAGGGCGGGGATTGGCTGCCATGTCGGCGTGAAGCTGGGGAAGCCGACGATAGGCGTGGCCAAGAGCCTCCTCGTGGGAAAGACCAGGACCCCCTCCAAAGTGGGCGATTCCGAGCGGGTGCTGCACAATGACGAGACAATCGGATACGCGCTGAGGAGTTCGAGCTCCAAGAAACCGATCTACGTATCGCCGGGCCATCTTGTCTCATTTGAGTCGTCCGTACGGATCGTGAAGAGCCTGTGCAAGACCAGAATCCCAGAGCCGCTGAGGCAGGCGCACCTGGCCGCGACGGCGGGAAAGCGAGGATAA